A single window of Chitinophaga sp. XS-30 DNA harbors:
- a CDS encoding thiamine-binding protein — translation MHQHTINLALQIVPQVSSDRAYAVVDEAIAVIHNSGVKYRVCPFETVMEGTYDELMAVAKKAQEVCFDAGAEQVLVYIKMQIRKNSDVTMEEKVEKYDARQS, via the coding sequence ATGCATCAGCATACCATCAACCTCGCCCTGCAGATCGTTCCCCAGGTGTCCTCAGACAGGGCATATGCCGTAGTGGACGAAGCCATTGCCGTTATACACAACTCCGGTGTGAAATACCGGGTATGCCCTTTTGAAACAGTGATGGAAGGAACATACGATGAACTGATGGCGGTAGCAAAAAAAGCCCAGGAAGTTTGCTTTGATGCCGGCGCCGAACAGGTGCTCGTGTACATCAAAATGCAGATACGCAAAAACAGCGATGTGACCATGGAGGAAAAAGTGGAAAAGTACGATGCGAGACAATCTTGA